In the genome of Drosophila yakuba strain Tai18E2 chromosome 3R, Prin_Dyak_Tai18E2_2.1, whole genome shotgun sequence, one region contains:
- the LOC6536150 gene encoding transcription initiation factor TFIID subunit 1 isoform X4: MEMESDNSDDEGSIGNGLDLTGILFGNIDSEGRLLQDDDGEGRGGTGFDAELRENIGSLSKLGLDSMLLEVIDRKEAEPLSDDEEAEKSDASASGGMSAFDALKAGVKSEEGEDGAVKAQDDAIDYSDITELSEDCPRTPPEDITSYDDLEDAIPASKVEAKLTKDDKELMPPPSAPMRSGSGSGTDEPAKSNDATSPSGDPKSIDAKDADRKLDTPLADILPSKYQNVDVRELFPDFRPQKVLRFSRLFGPGKPTSLPQIWRHVRKRRRKRNQSRDQKTTNTGGSDSPSDTEEPRKRGFSLHYAAEPTPADCMSDDEDKLLGDFNSEDVRPEGPDNGENSDQKPKVADWRYGPAQIWYDMLEVPDSGEGFNYGFKTKAASSSQSQIKDERRVKSPEDDDEEPSIADDAFLMVSQLHWEDDVVWDGNDIKAKVLQKLNSKTNAAGWLPSSGSRTAGAFSQPGKTSMPVGNSSGSSKQGSGASSKKAQQNAQAKPAEAPDDTWYSLFPVENEELIYHKWEDEVIWDAQQMSKVPKPKVLTLDPNDENIILGIPDDIDPSKINKSTGPPPKIKIPHPHVKKSKILLGKAGVINVLAEDTPPPPPKSPDRDPFNISNDTYYTPKTEPTLRLKVGGGNLIQHSTPVVELRAPFVPTHMGPMKLRSFHRPPLKKYSHGPMAQSIPHPVFPLIKTIAKKAKQREVERIASGGGDVFFMRNPEDLSGRDGDIVLAEFCEEHPPLMNQVGMCSKIKNYYKRKAEKDSGPQDYVYGEVAFAHTSPFLGILHPGQCIQAIENNMYRAPIYPHKMAHNDFLVIRTRNNYWIRSVNSIYTVGQECPLYEVPGPNSKRANNFTRDFLQVFIYRLFWKSRDNPRRIRMDDIKQAFPAHSESSIRKRLKQCADFKRTGMDSNWWVIKPEFRLPSEEEIRAMVSPEQCCAYFSMIAAEQRLKDAGYGEKFLFAPQEDDDEEAQLKLDDEVKVAPWNTTRAYIQAMRGKCLLQLSGPADPTGCGEGFSYVRVPNKPTQTKEEQESQPKRSVTGTDADLRRLPLQRAKELLRQFKVPEEEIKKLSRWEVIDVVRTLSTEKAKAGEEGMDKFSRGNRFSIAEHQERYKEECQRIFDLQNRVLASSEVLSTDEAESSASEESDLEELGKNLENMLSNKKTSTQLSREREELERQELLRQLDEEHGGPSSSGGAKGAKGKEEAGQQMLATNNQGRILRITRTFRGNDGKEYTRVETVRRQPVIDAYIKIRTTKDEQFIKQFATLDEQQKEEMKREKRRIQEQLRRIKRNQERERLAQLAQNQKLQPGGMPTSLGDPKSSGGHSHKERDSGYKEVSPSRKKFKLKPDLKLKCGACGQVGHMRTNKACPLYSGMQSSLSQSNPSLADDLDEQSEKEMTMDDDDLVNVDGTKVTLSSKVLKRHGGDDGKRRSGSSSGLTLKVPRDAMGKKKRRVGGDLHCDYLQRHNKTANRRRTDPVVVLSSILEIIHNELRSMPDVSPFLFPVSAKKVPDYYRVVTKPMDLQTMREYIRQRRYTSREMFLEDLKQIVDNSLIYNGPQSAYTLAAQRMFSSCFELLAEREDKLMRLEKAINPLLDDDDQVALSFIFDKLHTQIKQLPESWPFLKPVNKKQVKDYYTVIKRPMDLETIGKNIEAHRYHSRAEYLADIELIATNCEQYNGSDTRYTKFAKKILEYAQTQLIEFSEHCGQLENNIAKTQERARENAPEFEEAWGNDDYNFDRGSRASSPGDDYIDVEGHGGHASSSNSIHRSMGAEVGSSHTAPSVRKPAPAGPGEVKRGRGRPRKQRDPVEEDLQCSTDDEDDDEEEDFQEVSEDENNAASILDQGERINAPTDGMDVMFDPKNIKTEIDIEAHQMAEEPIGEDDSQQVAEAMVQLSGVGGYYAQQQQDESMDVDPNYDPSDFLAMHKPRQNLGEPSSLQGAFTNFLSHDQDDNGPYNPPEASTSAASGSAIGMSLPPQEEDSMAMQMAPEMTVNSMNNGMGIDDDLDISESDEEDDGSHVRIKKEVFDDGEYALQHQQMGQTSTQSQIYMVDSSNEPTTLDYQQPSQLDFQHVQGMEQLQHQGMPPMQAEQIQQQQTPQGDNDYAWTF, encoded by the exons atggagatggaaTCCGACAACAGTGACGACGAGGGATCGATCGGCAACGGATTGGACTTGACCGGCATACTTTTCGGCAACATCGACTCCGAGGGCAGACTGCTGCAAGATGATGATGGAGAGGGTCGCGGGGGCACCGGTTTTGATGCGGAGCTCCGGGAAAACATTGGATCCCTTTCCAA ATTGGGTCTCGATTCTATGCTGCTCGAGGTCATTGACCGCAAAGAAGCCGAGCCTCTATCGGATGACGAGGAGGCGGAAAAGTCAGACGCCAGTGCCAGCGGAGGAATGAGTGCATTTGATGCGCTGAAAGCGGGCGTCAAAAGTGAGGAAGGGGAGGATGGTGCCGTAAAAGCTCAGGACGATGCCATAGACTACTCTGATATTACCGAATTATCCGAGGACTGCCCGCGCACTCCGCCCGAAGATATAACCTCTTATGATGACTTAGAAGATGCCATTCCCGCCTCCAAAGTAGAGGCCAAGTTGA CCAAAGACGATAAGGAACTAATGCCTCCACCAAGTGCGCCAATGCGCTCGGGCTCTGGCAGCGGCACTGACGAACCGGCTAAGTCAAACGATGCAACCAGTCCCAGTGGTGACCCCAAATCTATCGATGCAAAGG ATGCAGATCGAAAGCTGGACACTCCACTGGCAGACATACTGCCATCCAAGTACCAGAATGTCGATGTGCGCGAGCTCTTTCCGGACTTTCGTCCCCAAAAGGTGTTACGCTTCTCCCGTCTCTTCGGACCAGGTAAACCCACGAGTCTGCCCCAGATCTGGCGACACGTGCGCAAGCGCCGCCGGAAGCGAAATCAATCCAGGGATCAGAAG aCGACAAACACTGGTGGTTCGGACTCTCCCAGCGATACTGAGGAGCCACGAAAGCGTGGATTCAGTCTGCACTATGCTGCGGAGCCAACGCCAGCGGACTGCATGTCCGACGACGAGGACAAACTTCTGGGCGACTTTAACAGCGAAGATGTGCGCCCAGAAGGACCAGACAACGGAGAGAACAGCGATCAGAAGCCGAAGGTGGCCGACTGGCGATACGGGCCTGCACAGATTTGGTACGATATGTTAGAAGTTCCAGACTCCGGGGAGGGTTTCAACTACGGCTTCAAGACAAAGGCAGCCTCCTCGTCTCAGTCGCAGATCAAGGATGAACGCCGTGTAAAGAGTCCAGAGGATGATGACGAGGAGCCAAGCATTGCGGATGATGCCTTTCTCATGGTCTCCCAGCTGCACTGGGAAGACGATGTTGTCTGGGACGGCAACGACATTAAGGCCAAAGTGCTACAAAAGCTTAACTCAAAGACAAATGCAGCTGGGTGGTTGCCCTCCAGCGGATCGAGAACGGCTGGGGCCTTTAGTCAACCGGGAAAAACGTCTATGCCCGTAGGAAACAGCAGTGGTAGCTCCAAGCAGGGTTCGGGAGCATCAAGCAAGAAAGCTCAGCAAAA TGCTCAAGCAAAACCAGCGGAGGCACCTGATGACACTTGGTATAGCCTTTTTCCAGTAGAAAATGAGGAACTAATATACCACAAGTGGGAGGACGAGGTAATCTGGGATGCCCAGCAAATGAGCAAGGTGCCCAAGCCGAAGGTACTCACTCTGGATCCCAACGacgaaaatattattttgggCATTCCCGATGACATAGATCCCTCCAAAATTAATAAGAGCACGGGTCCTCCACCTAAAATCAAAATACCCCATCCTCACGTAAAGAAGTCTAAGATCCTACTTGGCAAGGCGGGTGTGATTAATGTGCTTGCAGAGGACacacctccgcctccgcccAAAAGTCCTGATCGTGACCCCTTCAATATATCTAATGACAC GTACTACACACCGAAGACAGAACCCACTCTACGACTTAAGGTGGGCGGCGGAAATCTTATTCAGCACTCGACTCCGGTAGTAGAGCTGCGAGCTCCGTTTGTTCCTACGCACATGGGCCCGATGAAGCTCCGGTCCTTCCATCGCCCGCCCCTAAAGAAATACTCCCACGGACCAATGGCGCAGTCTATCCCCCACCCCGTCTTCCCACTAATAAAGACCATCGCAAAGAAGGCAAAGCAGCGCGAAGTGGAGCGCATTGCCTCCGGTGGCGGGGACGTATTCTTTATGCGCAACCCGGAGGACTTGAGCGGAAGGGACGGAGATATTGTGCTAGCCGAATTCTGCGAAGAGCATCCGCCCCTGATGAACCAGGTGGGAATGTGCTCCAAGATAAAGAACTACTACAAGCGTAAAGCGGAGAAGGACAGTGGACCGCAGGATTATGTTTATGGAGAAGTTGCCTTTGCACACACCAGTCCCTTTCTGGGCATCCTACATCCTGGCCAGTGCATCCAGGCGATTGAGAACAACATGTACCGAGCGCCTATTTATCCACATAAGATGGCTCACAACGATTTCCTCGTCATTCGCACCCGGAACAACTACTGGATACGATCGGTGAATTCAATATACACGGTGGGCCAGGAGTGTCCGCTGTACGAGGTTCCGGGTCCGAATTCCAAAAGAGCCAATAACTTCACCCGTGACTTTCTGCAG GTGTTTATATACCGCTTGTTCTGGAAAAGTCGCGATAATCCGCGCCGCATTCGAATGGACGATATAAAACAGGCATTTCCCGCTCATTCCGAGAGCAGCATCCGAAAGCGCCTAAAGCAGTGCGCCGACTTCAAGCGAACAGGCATGGACTCCAATTGGTGGGTTATTAAACCGGAGTTTCGCCTTCCCTCCGAGGAGGAGATCCGGGCCATGGTGTCACCTGAGCAGTGTTGCGCTTACTTTAGCATGATCGCGGCGGAACAACGCTTAAAG GATGCTGGGTATGGAGAGAAGTTTTTGTTCGCACCACAAGAAGATGACGACGAGGAGGCGCAACTGAAACTTGACGACGAAGTTAAAGTGGCTCCTTGGAACACGACTCGCGCGTATATACAGGCCATGCGGGGGAAGTGTTTACTCCAGTTAAGTGGTCCGGCCGATCCAACGGGATGTGGAGAGGGATTTTCATATGTTCGAGTGCCAAACAAGCCCACA CAAACCAAAGAGGAGCAAGAGTCTCAGCCAAAACGGTCTGTCACAGGAACAGATGCAGATTTGCGTCGGCTGCCACTCCAGCGTGCAAAAGAGCTATTGCGGCAGTTCAAGGTGCCCGAGGAGGAGATCAAGAAGCTTTCCCGCTGGGAGGTCATTGATGTGGTGCGCACTCTGTCCACAGAAAAAGCAAAGGCTGGTGAAGAGGGAATGGATAAGTTCTCTCGGGGTAACCGGTTCTCCATTGCTGAGCACCAGGAGCGTTATAAGGAAGAGTGCCAGCGCATATTCGACCTGCAAAACAGAGTGCTGGCCAGCTCTGAAGTGCTGTCCACTGATGAGGCAGAGTCCTCGGCCTCCGAGGAATCAGATCTCGAAGAACTTGGCAAGAATCTGGAGAACATGCtgtcaaacaaaaaaacctcGACGCAATTGTCAAGGGAACGTGAAGAGCTGGAGCGGCAAGAGTTGCTTCGCCAGCTTGACGAAGAACACGGCGGGCCAAGTAGTAGTGGAGGAGCCAAGGGAGCCAAAGGAAAAGAGGAGGCCGGACAGCAAATGCTGGCAACCAACAACCAGGGCAGGATTCTTCGCATTACGCGTACATTCAGAGGAAACGATGGAAAGGAATATACCCGCGTCGAGACAGTGCGACGGCAACCAGTTATCGACGCCTACATCAAGATTCGTACCACTAAGGACGAGCAGTTCATAAAGCAGTTCGCAACACTAGATGAGCAGCAAAAGGAGGAGATGAAACGCGAAAAGAGACGCATTCAGGAGCAACTACGTCGCATCAAACGTAACCAAGAGCGCGAACGCCTGGCGCAGCTGGCTCAGAACCAGAAACTGCAGCCAGGTGGCATGCCCACTTCCTTGGGTGATCCTAAGAGCTCGGGCGGTCATTCGCACAAGGAGCGGGATAGCGGCTACAAGGAGGTCAGCCCTTCGCGCAAAAAGTTTAAGCTTAAGCCAGACCTAAAGCTTAAGTGCGGCGCCTGTGGTCAGGTTGGTCACATGCGAACAAACAAAGCCTGTCCCTTGTATTCTGGTATGCAAAGCAGCCTGTCCCAGTCGAATCCATCTCTGGCTGACGATTTGGACGAGCAGAGCGAAAAAGAGATGACAATGGATGACGATGATCTGGTGAATGTTGATGGCACTAAAGTAACGCTGAGTAGCAAGGTTCTCAAGCGTCATGGTGGTGATGATGGCAAGCGTCGCAGCGGGTCTAGCTCTGGTCTAACCTTAAAGGTTCCCCGAGATGCGATGGGCAAGAAGAAACGTAGAGTGGGTGGCGACCTTCATTGTGACTATCTCCAGCGACACAATAAAACGGCTAATCGAAGGCGCACGGACCCCGTCGTGGTACTGTCCTCTATCTTGGAGATTATCCACAATGAACTGCGATCTATGCCGGACGTATCCCCATTCCTGTTCCCGGTGAGTGCGAAAAAGGTTCCCGACTACTACCGCGTGGTGACCAAGCCCATGGATCTGCAAACAATGAGGGAGTATATTCGCCAAAGGCGCTACACGAGTCGCGAGATGTTCCTAGAGGATCTGAAGCAGATTGTGGACAACTCACTAATCTACAATGGACCGCAGAGTGCATACACCTTGGCTGCTCAACGCATGTTTAGCAGTTGCTTTGAGCTGCTCGCTGAGCGCGAAGACAAACTGATGCGCCTTGAAAAGGCAATAAACCCGCTTTTGGACGACGATGACCAAGTTGCGCTCTCATTCATCTTTGACAAGCTGCATACGCAGATTAAACAATTACCAGAAAGCTGGCCTTTCCTTAAACCTGTCAACAAGAAACAGGTTAAGGACTACTACACGGTTATTAAGCGACCCATGGACCTCGAAACTATCGGCAAAAACATTGAAG CTCATCGCTATCACAGTCGCGCCGAATATCTGGCTGATATCGAGTTGATTGCCACCAACTGTGAGCAGTACAATGGCAGTGACACCCGCTACACCAAGTTCGCCAAGAAGATACTAGAGTATGCCCAAACCCAGTTAATTGAG TTTTCGGAGCACTGCGGCCAGTTGGAAAATAACATAGCTAAGACACAGGAGCGTGCTAGGGAGAATGCACCAGAGTTCGAAGAAGCCTGGGGCAATGATGACTACAACTTTGACCGTGGCAGCAGGGCGAGTTCGCCCGGGGATGATTATATCGATGTCGAGGGTCATGGGGGGCATGCTTCCTCATCGAACTCCATCCATCGCAGCATGGGAGCTGAGGTCGGTTCGTCTCATACGGCACCTTCAGTACGAAAACCAGCTCCTGCAGGTCCTGGTGAGGTGAAGCGCGGACGGGGTAGGCCCCGCAAGCAGCGCGACCCCGTGGAGGAGG ACCTGCAATGCTCCACAGATGACGAGGATGatgacgaggaggaggacttCCAGGAGGTTTCCGAAGACGAGAACAATGCGGCTAGCATTTTGGATCAGGGCGAACGTATCAATGCTCCTACCGATGGCATGGACGTCATGTTTGACCCCAAGAACATAAAGACAGAGATCGACATAGAAGCTCACCAAATGGCAG AGGAGCCGATCGGCGAGGATGACAGCCAGCAGGTGGCCGAAGCAATGGTGCAGTTGAGTGGCGTGGGCGGCTACTATGCTCAACAGCAGCAAG ATGAATCAATGGATGTCGACCCCAACTACGATCCCTCAGATTTCCTAGCCATGCACAAGCCTCGCCAGAACCTGGGCGAGCCCAGCAGCCTGCAGGGTGCTTTTACCAACTTCCTTTCCCACGATCAGGATGATAATGGGCCGTACAATCCCCCCGAAGCCAGCACAAGTGCCGCTTCTGGTTCAGCTATAGGAATGAGCCTACCGCCTCAGGAGGAAGATTCAATGGCCATGCAAATGGCGCCGGAAATGACTGTTAATTCCATGAACAACGGAATGGGTATTGATGATGATCTGGATATTTCGGAGAGTGATGAGGAAGACGATGGTTCCCATGTGCGCATCAAGAAGGAGGTATTTGACGACGGGGAATACGCCTTGCAGCACCAACAAATGGGACAGACATCAACGCAGTCGCAGATCTACATGGTGGATTCGTCCAACGAGCCCACGACTCTCGACTACCAGCAACCATCACAGTTGGACTTCCAACACGTGCAGGGAATGGAGCAGTTACAGCACCAAGGGATGCCTCCAATGCAAGCTGAGCAAATCCAGCAACAACAGACACCGCAGGGAGACAATGATTATGCCTGGACTTTCTAG